A genomic window from endosymbiont of Galathealinum brachiosum includes:
- the tsaB gene encoding tRNA (adenosine(37)-N6)-threonylcarbamoyltransferase complex dimerization subunit type 1 TsaB, producing MKILAIDTATEACSAALYIDGVITEEYQLAPRDHTKLILKMVESLLEQAELKLTDLDALAFGRGPGSFTGVRISTGVIQGLAFASDLPVLPVSTLAALAQLAYDNHGYKAVLSGIDARMGEIYWGNYQLGENALMALTGDEKVSPAQNIKLPVDVSHKCCGAGSAWKSYSRELNETLGDQINDTYADYLPRASSITKLAVEAFNQGLAVKAAEALPVYLRNDVARKKADQ from the coding sequence ATGAAAATTCTGGCAATTGATACTGCAACAGAAGCCTGCTCAGCCGCGCTTTATATTGATGGGGTCATTACTGAAGAATATCAGCTGGCTCCCAGGGATCACACCAAACTCATCCTTAAAATGGTTGAGTCCTTATTAGAGCAGGCAGAGCTTAAACTGACAGATCTGGATGCCCTGGCTTTTGGCCGAGGGCCCGGGTCATTTACAGGTGTGCGAATTTCAACGGGTGTTATTCAAGGGCTCGCTTTCGCCAGTGATCTTCCCGTTTTACCCGTTTCTACTCTAGCTGCTTTAGCACAACTTGCTTACGACAATCATGGTTATAAAGCAGTGCTCTCAGGAATAGACGCAAGAATGGGAGAGATATACTGGGGGAATTACCAGTTAGGCGAAAATGCTTTAATGGCATTAACGGGTGATGAAAAAGTGTCCCCGGCACAAAACATTAAATTACCTGTAGATGTATCGCACAAATGTTGTGGAGCGGGTAGTGCGTGGAAGAGTTACTCCCGCGAGTTAAATGAGACGCTGGGTGATCAAATAAATGATACTTATGCTGATTATTTACCCAGAGCATCTAGCATCACTAAACTTGCTGTAGAGGCATTTAATCAGGGTCTGGCGGTAAAGGCAGCTGAGGCATTGCCGGTATATTTGCGTAATGATGTAGCCAGGAAAAAAGCAGATCAATAA
- the prfB gene encoding peptide chain release factor 2 (programmed frameshift), whose amino-acid sequence MLEINPIQNMITDLSARTDDLRGYLDFDTRKEELDEVNRELEQPDVWNDQERAQSLGKDRSRLEAIVLTIVNLDNGLSDAAELLEMSVEENDEDSIESVSQDLAQMEKDIEKLEFRRMFSGEMDHANAFLDIQSGSGGTEAQDWAEMILRMYLRWGEAHGFKTELIEVTAGDVAGIKGATISFQGDYAYGWLRTETGVHRLVRKSPFDSGSRRHTSFAAVFVSPEVDDDIEIDINPADLRIDVYRASGAGGQHINKTESAVRITHLPTNVVVQCQNDRSQHKNKASAMKQLKAKLYERELQIRSGDQQAIEDNKSDIGWGSQIRSYVLDSSRIKDLRTNVETGNTQAVLDGGIDMFIEASLKSGL is encoded by the exons ATGCTAGAAATAAACCCGATACAAAACATGATTACTGATCTATCTGCTCGTACAGATGATCTCAGGGGGTATCTT GACTTTGATACCCGTAAAGAAGAGCTAGACGAAGTAAATCGTGAATTAGAGCAACCTGATGTCTGGAATGATCAGGAACGTGCTCAGTCCTTAGGTAAAGATCGCTCAAGACTAGAAGCAATCGTACTTACTATTGTTAATCTTGATAATGGTCTGTCTGATGCCGCTGAACTTCTGGAAATGTCGGTCGAAGAGAATGATGAAGACAGTATTGAGTCTGTCTCACAAGACCTTGCTCAAATGGAAAAAGACATAGAAAAGCTTGAGTTCAGGCGTATGTTTTCAGGTGAAATGGATCATGCAAATGCTTTTCTCGATATTCAGTCAGGCTCAGGTGGTACTGAGGCTCAGGACTGGGCAGAAATGATTTTACGTATGTATTTACGCTGGGGTGAAGCTCATGGTTTTAAAACAGAATTAATAGAAGTGACAGCAGGTGATGTGGCGGGAATAAAAGGTGCTACTATCAGTTTTCAGGGTGATTATGCATATGGCTGGTTACGTACGGAAACCGGTGTACATCGGTTAGTTAGAAAATCACCATTTGATTCAGGTAGTCGCCGTCATACTTCTTTTGCTGCGGTATTTGTATCACCTGAGGTGGATGATGATATTGAAATAGATATTAATCCGGCTGATTTACGTATCGATGTCTATCGTGCATCAGGTGCGGGAGGTCAGCACATTAATAAAACTGAATCAGCTGTTCGTATCACGCATTTACCGACCAATGTCGTTGTACAATGTCAGAATGACCGATCACAACATAAAAATAAAGCCAGTGCGATGAAACAGCTTAAAGCAAAATTATATGAGCGTGAGTTGCAGATTCGTAGTGGTGATCAACAGGCTATAGAAGATAATAAATCTGATATAGGCTGGGGTAGTCAGATTCGTTCTTACGTTCTTGATTCTTCAAGAATAAAGGATTTACGCACAAACGTTGAAACCGGAAATACACAGGCTGTACTTGATGGTGGAATTGATATGTTTATAGAAGCAAGTTTAAAATCTGGCTTATAA
- the lysS gene encoding lysine--tRNA ligase → MTDENKTEETQQDENKLIAQRREKLTEMRENGNAFPNDFRRDNLAAELHAEYDGKTKEELEALNINVKVAGRMMAKRIMGKASFAQLQDMSGRIQLFLQRDSLPEGLYNEGFKKWDIGDIIGAEGVLFKTKTDELSVKLTNIQLLTKSLRPLPEKFHGLSDQETRYRQRYVDLIMNQEVRDTFHMRSKIVTYIRRFFEDRGYMDVETPMLQGIPGGATARPFETHHNALDMPMFMRIAPELYLKRLVVGGFEKVFEINRNFRNEGVSTRHNPEFTMLEFYQSYADYNDLMDITEALLHGLAKDVVGKAKIEYQGDVYDFGSKFTRLSVFDSILKYNPELKASDIDNMESARKVAENLEIPLKDIYGLGKVQIEIFEKTVEHRLMDPTFITEYPTEVSPLARRNDDNHFITDRFEFFVGGREIANGFSELNDAEDQAERFKQQVAEKDAGDNEAMHFDADYIRALEHGLPPTAGEGIGIDRLVMLLTDSPSIRDVILFPHMRAEV, encoded by the coding sequence ATGACTGACGAAAATAAAACCGAAGAAACACAACAAGACGAAAACAAGTTAATTGCTCAGCGTCGTGAAAAATTAACAGAAATGCGTGAAAATGGTAACGCGTTTCCTAATGATTTTCGTCGTGATAATTTAGCCGCAGAATTACATGCTGAATATGACGGTAAAACTAAAGAAGAACTTGAAGCGTTAAATATAAACGTTAAAGTTGCTGGCCGTATGATGGCAAAACGTATTATGGGTAAAGCCAGTTTTGCCCAGTTACAGGATATGTCTGGACGAATTCAGTTGTTCTTACAGCGTGACTCTTTACCTGAAGGACTCTATAACGAAGGTTTTAAGAAATGGGATATCGGCGATATTATTGGCGCTGAAGGTGTATTGTTTAAAACAAAAACAGACGAGCTTTCTGTTAAGTTAACTAACATACAGTTGTTAACAAAATCATTGCGCCCTCTACCTGAAAAATTTCATGGTCTGTCAGATCAGGAAACCCGTTATCGTCAGCGTTATGTTGATTTAATTATGAATCAGGAAGTGCGTGATACTTTTCATATGCGTTCAAAAATTGTAACTTACATACGTCGATTCTTTGAAGATCGAGGTTATATGGATGTAGAGACACCCATGTTACAAGGTATTCCTGGTGGTGCGACGGCAAGACCATTTGAGACACATCATAATGCGCTTGATATGCCTATGTTTATGCGGATTGCGCCTGAATTATATTTAAAGCGTTTAGTGGTTGGTGGCTTTGAGAAAGTTTTTGAAATTAACAGAAACTTTAGAAACGAAGGTGTTTCGACGCGACATAATCCTGAATTTACCATGCTTGAATTTTATCAGTCGTATGCTGATTACAACGATCTGATGGATATAACTGAAGCGTTATTACATGGTCTGGCAAAAGATGTAGTAGGTAAAGCGAAGATAGAGTATCAGGGTGATGTGTATGACTTCGGTAGTAAGTTTACACGTCTCTCAGTTTTTGATTCTATTCTAAAGTATAATCCCGAGCTCAAAGCATCAGATATTGACAATATGGAATCGGCTCGTAAAGTGGCTGAAAATCTCGAAATACCATTAAAAGATATTTATGGTCTGGGCAAGGTTCAAATTGAGATATTTGAAAAAACAGTTGAACACCGTTTAATGGATCCAACGTTTATTACTGAATACCCAACTGAAGTTTCACCACTTGCACGTAGAAATGATGATAATCATTTTATTACAGATCGTTTTGAGTTTTTCGTAGGTGGTCGAGAGATTGCAAATGGCTTCTCGGAATTAAATGATGCAGAAGATCAGGCTGAGCGTTTTAAACAGCAGGTGGCTGAAAAAGATGCGGGTGATAATGAAGCGATGCATTTTGATGCAGATTACATTCGTGCATTAGAACACGGCTTACCTCCAACAGCAGGTGAGGGTATTGGTATTGACAGGTTGGTTATGTTGTTAACTGATTCACCATCAATACGTGATGTTATTTTGTTCCCTCATATGCGAGCAGAAGTATAA
- the thiL gene encoding thiamine-phosphate kinase — protein sequence MSEFDLINHFFKSTTVNRADVLLGIGDDCAILSPPDNKKLAVSTDTLISGVHFPESASAEDIGYKSLAVNLSDLAAMGAEPAWVSLAISLPEANKVWLKNFISGFNELAEKFNVALIGGDTTQGPLSVTINVTGFVDPDKALKRSNASPGDFIFVTGDIGDAHLGLKSILNDNFNNRLTNQQISYCEKKLNRPQPRFDAGNQLKTFSASAIDISDGLLADLSHICKASNVGAVLNIDKIPVSDALLNYYQDKPDWHSVLTAGDDYELCFTCPKSQSFEMQKIMKENNVTVSCIGEISENTEIICKLNNQKLDFEQTGYNHF from the coding sequence GTGTCTGAATTTGATCTTATCAATCATTTTTTTAAATCCACTACAGTTAATCGTGCTGATGTTTTATTAGGTATAGGTGATGACTGTGCAATACTTTCACCACCTGATAATAAAAAATTAGCTGTTTCCACTGATACATTAATAAGTGGTGTGCACTTTCCAGAATCAGCAAGTGCGGAAGATATCGGTTATAAATCCCTTGCAGTTAATTTAAGTGATTTAGCTGCAATGGGTGCAGAGCCTGCATGGGTGAGTCTTGCAATAAGTTTACCTGAAGCAAATAAAGTCTGGTTAAAAAACTTTATATCAGGTTTTAATGAACTTGCTGAAAAGTTTAATGTTGCTTTAATTGGTGGAGATACAACACAGGGCCCGTTAAGTGTAACGATAAATGTCACTGGCTTTGTAGATCCAGATAAAGCACTAAAAAGAAGTAATGCCAGTCCTGGTGATTTTATTTTCGTAACAGGAGATATAGGTGATGCCCACTTAGGGCTTAAATCGATTTTAAATGATAATTTTAATAATCGACTTACGAATCAGCAGATATCATATTGTGAAAAAAAATTAAATCGACCACAACCAAGATTTGACGCAGGAAACCAGTTAAAGACATTTTCAGCTTCTGCTATTGATATCTCAGATGGTTTATTGGCTGATTTGAGTCATATATGTAAAGCTAGTAATGTGGGGGCGGTGTTAAATATTGATAAAATACCTGTTTCTGACGCTTTATTAAATTATTATCAGGATAAACCGGACTGGCATAGTGTGCTTACTGCGGGTGATGATTATGAGTTATGTTTTACCTGCCCGAAAAGTCAGTCTTTTGAGATGCAAAAAATCATGAAAGAAAATAATGTCACTGTTAGTTGTATAGGTGAGATTTCCGAAAATACTGAAATTATCTGTAAGTTAAATAATCAGAAATTAGATTTTGAACAAACTGGATATAATCATTTTTAA